Proteins encoded together in one Lathyrus oleraceus cultivar Zhongwan6 chromosome 5, CAAS_Psat_ZW6_1.0, whole genome shotgun sequence window:
- the LOC127084054 gene encoding alpha-soluble NSF attachment protein 2 yields the protein MADQLARAEDFEKKAEKKLSGWGLFSSKFEDAADLFDKAANSFKLAKSWDKAGSTYVKLANCHLKLESKHEASQAYVDAAHCYKKTNISEAVSCLDHAVNLLCDIGRLSMAARYLKEIAELYESEQNIEQAVVYYEKSADFYQSEEVTTSANQCKQKVAQFAAQLEQYQKSIEIYEEIARQSLNNNLLKYGVKGHLLNAGLCQLCKGDVVAINNALEKYQELDPTFSGTREYRLLADVAAAVDEEDVGKFTDVVKEFDSMTPLDSWKTTLLLRVKEKLKAKELEEDDLT from the exons ATGGCCGATCAGTTAGCAAGGGCAGAGGATTTCGAGAAGAAAGCTGAGAAGAAGCTCAGCGGTTGGGGCTTATTCAGCTCAAAATTCGAAGATGCCGCCGATCTCTTCGATAAAGCCGCCAACTCGTTCAAACTCGCTAAATCAT GGGACAAAGCGGGATCTACATACGTTAAGTTGGCGAATTGTCACTTGAAG TTGGAAAGCAAGCACGAGGCTTCACAGGCTTATGTTGATGCTGCACATTGTTATAAAAAGACTAATATAAGTg AGGCTGTATCATGCTTAGACCATGCTGTGAATCTTTTGTGTGATATTGGCCGGCTCTCTATGGCTGCTAGATATTTGAAG GAAATTGCAGAGTTATATGAATCCGAACAAAATATTGAGCAGGCTGTTGTTTACTATGAAAAGTCAGCTGATTTTTATCAAAGTGAAGAGGTGACAACTTCGGCAAACCAGTGCAAGCAGAAAGTGGCCCAATTCGCTGCTCAGCTGGAACA ATATCAGAAGTCGATTGAGATTTATGAAGAGATCGCACGCCAATCTCTAAATAATAATTTGCTGAAATATGGAGTTAAAGGCCATCTTCTTAATGCTGGCCTTTGCCAACTCTGCAAAGGGGATGTTGTTGCCATAAACAATGCATTAGAGAAATACCAG GAATTAGATCCAACATTTTCAGGAACACGTGAATATAGGTTATTGGCG GATGTTGCTGCAGCAGTTGATGAAGAGGATGTTGGAAAGTTTACTGATGTTGTCAAGGAATTTGACAGCATGACCCCTCTG GATTCTTGGAAGACAACGCTTCTTTTGAGGGTGAAGGAAAAGCTGAAAGCCAAAGAACTTGAAGAGGATGATCTTACATAA